ATTACTAACAAGATaaggtggccaggcgcggtggctcacacctgtaatctcagcacttagggaggccgaggcaggcggatcacaaggtcaggagattgagaccatcctggctaacaccgtgaaaccccatctctactaaaaatacaaaaaattagccaagtgtcatggcgggtgcctgtagtcccagctactcagaaggttggggcaggagaatggtgtgaacccaggaggcagagcttgcagtgagccgagatcgcaccactgcactccagcctgggcgacagagcaagactccgtctcaaaaacaaaaaggttaaGGCTCAAAATCAGTATGCTCAACAAAAGAAGCTGCCTCAgaagagtacatactgtatggCTGCATTTGGATAAAATACTAGAACAGCCAAATCTATAGTGACAATAAGCAGGTCAGTGGTTGCTGAGACCAGGTGTGGGGAAGGGGAATTGACTGCAAAGGGGCACAAGAtaacttttgggggtgatgaaaatgttacaTTGCTTTACTGGGATGTTTATGACACaggtgtatgcatttgtcaaaattcattgaCCTGTACACCTAAAATgggtatatttattatatgtaaatttacCTTGATACAACTTATTTTAGAAGTTTCAAAAATATAGTAAGTGAATATAATTCATTCAAGTCTTTGAATAAATTCATCCATTTGTGAAGAGGAACAGCGGGTAGtagctgaaaaagcatttgaggtAGAGGCAGAGTAGTTTTTAGAAGGAAAAGCATATTTAAGTTATTATTATGTACATTAAGTACTATTGAAGGAAAATCCAGAGAGGGGGAGCAGCTGACATTAAAGGAGGTGAGCAAGagacaacaaagtgaagaaatgcAGTAAAGTACTTACCACTAGTGCTTTATCACTTATCACTAGACTAGTAACCAAACCTCAGGATTCCCAGGCTGGGACCTTCCAGTATAGAAAGTTTACTGCCAATACAGTTTGTGTTCTAGAATCGATTCTAACACTGAGTTCAGCTGATTATTGATGGTGCAACTATGAATAGGAGGTACAGGTTGGTTATAATGTGAACAGAAATGGcctgagaaaattatttaaaccaTAATAACATAATACGTATATACTTCTGAAGACTGGTGGCAGTAGGGCTTAGAAAAGGATTCATGATAAAAGGAAtgagaataaagtaaaaagatgaaaacagtaagattttctttttgttgaataCTCATTATGCACCATGCAAgtgttggatttttttgtttgcttggtttgtttccgagacagtcttgctttgtcgcccaggctggagtgcagtggcgccacctcagctcactgcaacctccgcctcccgggttcaaacaattcttgtgcctcggcctccaaagtagctgggattacttgcGTATGCTAcaacatctggctagtttttttttggttgttgttttttgtttttttctgagacggagtctcgctctgtcgcccaggctggagtgcagtggcacgatctcggctcactgcaagctctgcctcctgggttcacgccattctcctgcctcagccttccaagtagctgggaccacaggggcctagtaccacacctggctagtttttttgtatttttagtagagacggggtttcactatgttggccaggatggtctcaatctcctgacctcaagtgatccacctgcctcagcctcccaaaagtgctgggattacaagcgtgagccaccaggcccagccctaagtgttttatataaacattattcTCATTTATTACAACAACCTTTTTGGCCTTCCCATTTAATATAAGAGGGAAAAAGCACAGGTCAACTAAACTGCCCAAGAGCATACATCTGGtaaattataaaagtagaatcacaatgtaaatatttctttttttctttttcagagagagagtctcactctgtcaccaggcttgagtgcagtggtgcgatcttggctcactgcaacttccgcctcccgggttcaagtgattctcctgcctcagcctcctgagtagctgggattacaggcatgcaccaccacacccagctaactctgtgtttttagtagagatgaggcttctccatgttggtcaggctggtctcgaactcccaacctcaggtgatctgcccacttcagcttcccaaagtcctgggattacaggcgtgagccaccacgcctggcttgaaTTGCTTTATGAATAGTTCTGTTGAGATTGTACCTCTCCGAGTGGAGCTAAGTTATGTATTCAAAAACATTTAATACATGCAATGTGTAAGTCACTGTGGAAGGTGCTTTGGAAACTGCAAAGATCACGAATGAGACATAGTCCAGGAGAAAAGAGGTTATCTATCTACCAGAAGAAACTGACATATACCATAAAGGAGCCAAAGGTAAATAAGTGTTGGCAATTCACAGAAAGAATGATTTTTGAGGAAATAAGGATATAAGAAGCAAAGGGACCCTTTAAGAGACTATTTTATTGGTTCAGCCAAAAGATTCTCAGTGCTTGAATTAGGACAGAGGCAGTGGAGACAGAGGGGGAGAAGGTTATTAGAGCTATTGCAGAAGCCGAAATTGCTgaataattgtgaaaaataagGAGAGAGAGGAATAGCAAATGAAGCCCAAGTTTCTGTCTTGGTTAGCAAGTGCATGGTGGAGCTATTTGCCCAGATAGGGAGTTCAAGAGGAGGAACAATTTGACAAGAttaggagacagaaagagatgtCAATGTACTCATCCATCCCCCTCTGTGGATTATAGCTGAGCTGTGGCCATGTTCCTCAACCCAAGGGCCTGCACTGGTCAGGCCTGGGGAGGTGAGAACTCCCCACTAGAGTCTCTCTTAACCTATTCTGGTTCGGGCCCTGCCCAATtaaaactaaaagataaaaagacCTCTACTACTGAGAACCCCTAAGAGCTTCACCATCTCGACCTTAATTCACCCACACCTTTATGTATCCCTTTAACTCTCCTCAATGACCCTATTTGAGTGTGCCACCTATTTCCTGCCAGGACTGTAACAcatcatatttatgtatttttaaatgaggtaTGTATGTATAACTGTACTGTTAGTAATAGTGACCACTTGGTAATGGGGACAAGGGAGGaggaacaaaggaaaagagggcttctcttattttataacatttgaaTTCCTTAAACAAAAGGCCTGTactactttgttgttgttgttgcccaggctggagtgccatggtgtgatctcggctcaccacaacctccgcttcccggtttcaagcgattctcctatcagcctcccgagtagctgggattacaggtatgtgccaccacgcccagctaattttgtatttttagtagagacggggtttttccatgttggtcaggctgatctcgaactcccgacctcaggtgatccacctgcctcggcctcccaaagtgctgggattacaggctgggattacagccaccacgcctggccaaggcttgtactattttttaaatttaaaaaagaaaaaaaatttttttaagtagaaaaacaaCATCAGTCTAGTGCAAAAAGTTCAGTAAATTCACTGAGAGTAAACATGAAACCTCCACTTAATTCCCCTAAGAACTAGTAAacaaaattacagagaaaaatcttaaacttaaaaaaaatttaatggtaaATACATATTGATAGAAATTATTCAGTTCTCCTATGAATGTAGCATCCGAGGATACTCTCCATGTTCACGGCTCCCAGCCCTTCCCTCCAGGCTGATGGGGCAACGTGAGACCCACCAAGCCAGCAGACTCCTCCACTGAGCGCTCACCCTTGCCATGAAATTCCTGATGTAGGGCCACATGTTCCCGGATGCTACGCAGGAGGCAGAGATAGGTGGCAGCTTGGAAATGAAGCTCATGTTGGGCTCTGCACAACTTTTCACTGGTGACCTAGAGAAGCAGCAAGTCAGAAACTCTTAACCCAGCTACAGATACAGGTCCACAGAGACAGATTTAATAAATAAGCATTCACTAGAGTGAAAGTAAATTGCACAGAGGAAATAcagacatgtatatatatacatgtatacttaATACATCTGTAAAGGCACTCTATTAGTAAAGCTGACCTCTACTACATCTATAAAAGCACTCTGTAATTATTAGTAAAGCTGACCTCTACTTCGGATTTTTAAAAGGAGTTGCATTGAATGTTCCTGTATTCAGTCAGTACTGCAAGAAGTCACTAGTTTCaattccttcattttacagatgaggaaactaaagctcagagatgCTCAGAGGTTGGTTAATGGTAGATATGGAAATTATAATTAGGTCACTGATCATTAATGTCACCTAAAAAATATAATGTAGAACTTTCTCCCTTTCAAGCAAATAAAGgactgttttatttatatttctgtgactTTGATTAATGTGGCATACACCTTTCATTACAGTGAAAATTGaaaacttggctgggcgtggtggctcacgcctgtaatcccagcactttgggaggccgaggcgggcagatcacaaggtcaggggatagagaccatcctggctaatacggtgacaccccgtctctaaaaaacaaaacaaaattagctgggcgtggtggcaagtgcctgtagtcccaactactttggaggctgaggtgggagaatgatgtgaacccaggaggcagagcttgcagtgagccaagatcaggccactgcactccagtctgggcgacaaagtgagactccatctcaacaacaacaacaaaaaaaagaaaattgaaaacttaCTTTGTCTGAAAAATGATAGCTTTGTGCTAAATAGTAAA
Above is a genomic segment from Macaca thibetana thibetana isolate TM-01 chromosome 3, ASM2454274v1, whole genome shotgun sequence containing:
- the FMC1 gene encoding protein FMC1 homolog, with translation MAALGSPARTLRGLLRELRYLNAATGRPYRDTAAYRYLVKAFRAHRVTSEKLCRAQHELHFQAATYLCLLRSIREHVALHQEFHGKGERSVEESAGLVGLTLPHQPGGKGWEP